Proteins found in one Streptococcus criceti HS-6 genomic segment:
- the hpt gene encoding hypoxanthine phosphoribosyltransferase has translation MTLDNDIEKVLYSSEEITAKAEELGKQLTKDYQGKNPLLVGVLKGAVPFMAELIKHIDIHIEIDFMVVSSYQGGTQSSGEVKILKDVDTNIEGRDVIFVEDIIDTGRTLLYLRDMFKYRKAKSIKIVTLFDKPEGRVVDIDADYVCYDVPNEFVVGFGLDYDEKYRNLPYVGVLKEEIYAN, from the coding sequence ATGACCTTAGATAACGATATTGAAAAAGTGCTTTATTCGTCTGAAGAAATCACGGCTAAGGCTGAGGAACTTGGTAAGCAATTAACAAAGGACTACCAAGGGAAAAATCCTTTACTTGTTGGCGTTTTAAAGGGAGCTGTTCCCTTTATGGCTGAATTGATTAAGCATATTGATATACATATTGAAATTGACTTTATGGTGGTTTCATCATATCAAGGTGGCACCCAAAGTAGCGGTGAAGTTAAAATTCTAAAAGATGTTGATACTAATATCGAAGGCCGCGATGTCATCTTTGTCGAAGATATTATCGATACAGGAAGAACACTCCTTTATCTGCGAGATATGTTTAAATACCGTAAGGCTAAGTCTATTAAGATTGTCACCCTCTTTGATAAACCTGAGGGTCGAGTTGTAGATATTGATGCTGACTACGTCTGCTATGATGTTCCTAATGAATTTGTAGTCGGGTTTGGTCTTGATTATGATGAAAAATATCGCAATCTTCCCTATGTCGGTGTTCTCAAGGAAGAAATTTACGCAAACTAA
- the mfd gene encoding transcription-repair coupling factor: MDKTLLHLFNQNKHLQEWQDKTALLGRQLVMGLSGASKSLAIAGNFLSNQGKLVILTASQNEAENLASDLVSFLGDDSVYQFFADDIVGAEFVVASQEKSLSRVESLNFLLDETKSGILVTSLLGARVLLPKPEDYARFVLTFTVGQDYDLASLVKTLTSLGYNKVSQVFSPGEFSQRGDILDIYDGQTDRAYRLEFFGDELDGLRTFDPESQKSLENLESFTLSPVDETILTEDDRRRALAKLELELERAQNDQLKDYLDGLYTTLADGYRHQDFKRFLAYFYDKTYSLLDYLPQGTPIFFDDFQKLTDRNATLNLEIANYLTENLQQHQALSNQVYFADIFQDLRNYQPASFFSNFHKGLGNIRFQKIYNFTQYAMQEFFNQIPLLVDEVNRYLKTRATVVLQSDSQAKLEKLQESLREYDCDLPIVAAGDLREGEAQLTQGSLTNGFYFADQKLVLITEKEIFHKTPKRRIRRQNVSNAERLKDYNELQKGDYVVHNVHGIGRFLGIETIEIQGVHRDYLTVQYQNADTISIPVEQIELLSKYMASDGKEPKINKLNDGRFQRAKQRVSRQVEDIADDLLKLYAERSQLKGFAFSADDDNQREFEDDFAYVETDDQLRSIKEVKQDMESDKPMDRLLVGDVGFGKTEVAMRAAFKAVNDGKQVAVLVPTTVLAQQHYNNFKERFENYAVQVGVLSRFQTKKEQSQTLSALAKGQIDIIIGTHRLLSKDLKFMDLGLIVIDEEQRFGVKHKEKLKELKKKSDVLTLTATPIPRTLHMSMLGIRDLSVIETPPTNRYPVQTYVLETNSGMIREAIMREISRGGQAFYVYNRVETIDRKAMELQELVPEANIGVVHGQMSEIQLENTLFDFLDGVYDVLVATTIIETGIDMPNVNTLFVENADRMGLSTLYQLRGRVGRSNRIAYAYLMYQPDKVLTEASEKRLDAIKGFTELGSGFKIAMRDLSIRGAGNILGASQSGFIDSVGFELYSQMLEEAIHHKQGRSQARQKGNAEINLGIDAYLPADYISDERQKIEIYKRIREISVLEDYENLQSELIDRFGDYPDQVAYLLEIGLVKSYLDSVFVQLVEKKNGEVIVRFEKVSQTLFLTQDYFEALSVTNLKARISEHQGKIEVIFDVRQKKDYEILEELKKFGQKFLEIKSRKAAEKV, encoded by the coding sequence ATGGATAAGACACTTTTACATCTTTTTAATCAAAACAAGCATCTGCAAGAATGGCAGGATAAGACAGCTCTGCTGGGCCGACAGTTAGTTATGGGCTTAAGTGGTGCCAGTAAGAGTTTAGCTATTGCTGGAAACTTTTTGTCTAATCAAGGCAAGCTGGTCATCTTGACGGCCAGTCAGAATGAGGCTGAAAACCTAGCCAGTGATCTAGTTTCTTTCCTTGGTGACGACTCGGTCTATCAATTTTTTGCGGATGATATTGTCGGGGCAGAGTTCGTTGTTGCTTCGCAGGAAAAATCTCTTTCTCGGGTGGAAAGTCTTAATTTTCTGCTGGATGAAACTAAATCTGGGATTTTGGTGACTAGTCTCTTGGGAGCTAGGGTCCTGTTACCTAAACCTGAGGATTATGCCCGTTTTGTTTTGACTTTCACAGTTGGACAGGACTATGATTTGGCCAGTCTAGTCAAGACCTTGACCAGTCTTGGTTACAATAAGGTTTCTCAGGTATTCTCTCCGGGTGAATTTAGTCAGCGGGGGGATATTTTAGATATCTATGATGGTCAGACAGATCGGGCCTACCGTTTGGAATTCTTCGGAGATGAACTAGATGGCTTGCGAACTTTTGATCCTGAGAGTCAAAAATCGCTAGAAAATCTGGAAAGTTTTACCCTGAGTCCTGTTGATGAGACTATACTGACGGAAGACGATCGGCGAAGGGCTCTAGCTAAGTTAGAGTTGGAACTAGAGCGAGCTCAAAATGATCAACTTAAGGACTATTTGGATGGTCTTTATACTACGCTGGCTGATGGCTATCGGCATCAGGATTTTAAAAGGTTTCTGGCTTATTTTTACGATAAGACCTATAGCCTTTTAGATTATCTACCTCAGGGAACACCAATTTTCTTTGATGATTTTCAAAAATTAACTGATCGCAATGCCACGTTAAATCTAGAAATTGCTAATTATCTGACCGAAAATTTGCAGCAACATCAGGCTCTTTCAAATCAGGTCTACTTTGCGGATATCTTTCAGGACCTGAGAAATTATCAACCTGCCAGTTTCTTTTCAAATTTTCACAAGGGACTGGGCAATATTCGCTTCCAGAAAATTTATAATTTCACCCAGTATGCTATGCAGGAATTTTTCAATCAAATTCCGCTCTTGGTGGATGAAGTTAATCGTTATCTCAAGACTAGGGCAACGGTTGTTCTCCAATCTGATTCACAAGCCAAACTGGAAAAGTTGCAGGAAAGTCTGCGGGAGTATGATTGTGACCTGCCAATAGTAGCAGCTGGTGATTTGCGTGAAGGGGAGGCTCAGTTGACTCAGGGGTCTCTAACCAACGGTTTTTACTTTGCGGATCAAAAACTGGTCCTGATTACAGAAAAAGAAATTTTCCACAAGACTCCAAAACGGCGGATTCGCAGGCAGAATGTCAGCAATGCTGAGCGGCTTAAGGATTATAATGAGCTGCAAAAGGGCGACTATGTTGTCCACAATGTTCATGGTATCGGGCGTTTTCTTGGCATTGAAACTATTGAAATTCAGGGTGTGCACCGAGACTACCTGACGGTCCAATACCAGAATGCTGATACGATTTCTATCCCAGTTGAGCAAATTGAGTTGCTCTCCAAATATATGGCCAGCGATGGCAAAGAGCCCAAAATCAATAAGCTCAATGATGGTCGTTTCCAAAGGGCTAAGCAAAGGGTTTCTAGGCAGGTTGAAGACATCGCTGATGACCTCTTGAAACTCTACGCTGAACGCAGTCAGCTCAAAGGTTTTGCCTTTTCAGCTGATGATGACAATCAACGGGAGTTTGAAGATGATTTTGCCTATGTTGAAACGGATGACCAGCTGAGGTCTATCAAGGAAGTCAAGCAGGATATGGAATCCGACAAGCCTATGGATCGACTTTTAGTCGGCGATGTTGGTTTTGGTAAGACTGAAGTAGCTATGCGAGCAGCTTTTAAGGCGGTCAATGATGGCAAACAAGTTGCTGTTTTAGTGCCAACAACGGTTTTAGCCCAGCAGCATTATAATAATTTTAAGGAACGCTTTGAAAATTATGCTGTCCAGGTTGGTGTTCTCAGTCGCTTTCAAACCAAAAAGGAACAGAGCCAGACTCTGTCTGCTCTAGCCAAGGGGCAAATTGATATTATTATCGGGACCCACCGTTTGCTCTCCAAAGATTTGAAATTTATGGATTTGGGTCTCATTGTTATTGATGAGGAGCAGCGCTTTGGCGTTAAGCACAAGGAAAAACTCAAGGAACTCAAGAAAAAGTCTGATGTTCTAACTTTGACTGCTACCCCTATTCCTAGGACCTTACACATGTCTATGCTAGGTATTCGGGATTTATCGGTCATTGAAACCCCACCGACTAATCGCTATCCAGTTCAGACCTATGTTTTGGAAACCAATTCTGGTATGATTCGCGAAGCTATCATGCGAGAAATCAGCCGAGGTGGTCAAGCTTTCTATGTTTATAATCGTGTTGAAACTATCGACCGCAAGGCTATGGAACTGCAGGAGTTGGTTCCTGAAGCTAATATTGGTGTGGTTCACGGTCAGATGAGTGAAATTCAACTGGAAAATACTCTTTTTGATTTTTTAGATGGTGTTTATGACGTCTTGGTAGCCACAACGATTATCGAGACAGGCATTGATATGCCTAATGTCAATACCCTTTTTGTTGAAAATGCTGACCGAATGGGGTTATCTACTCTCTACCAATTGCGGGGGCGGGTTGGCCGCAGCAATCGAATTGCCTATGCCTACCTCATGTATCAGCCTGACAAGGTTTTGACAGAGGCTTCTGAAAAGCGGCTGGATGCCATCAAGGGATTTACTGAGCTAGGTTCGGGCTTTAAAATTGCTATGCGAGATCTCTCTATTCGCGGAGCTGGTAATATTTTGGGGGCTTCACAGAGCGGCTTTATTGATTCGGTTGGTTTTGAACTTTATTCACAGATGCTGGAAGAAGCTATTCACCATAAACAAGGACGAAGTCAGGCTCGTCAGAAGGGCAATGCTGAAATCAATCTGGGTATTGATGCCTATCTTCCTGCTGATTACATCAGTGATGAGCGGCAAAAAATTGAAATTTACAAACGAATTCGAGAAATTTCTGTGTTGGAGGATTATGAAAATCTTCAGTCTGAATTAATTGATCGCTTTGGCGATTATCCTGATCAGGTAGCTTATCTATTAGAAATTGGTTTGGTTAAGTCATATCTGGACAGTGTTTTCGTTCAACTCGTTGAAAAGAAGAATGGGGAAGTAATTGTCCGTTTTGAAAAAGTCAGCCAGACTCTCTTTTTAACCCAAGATTATTTTGAAGCTTTGTCAGTAACTAATTTGAAGGCTAGGATCAGCGAGCATCAAGGTAAAATCGAAGTTATTTTTGATGTCCGTCAGAAAAAAGATTATGAAATTTTAGAGGAATTGAAAAAATTCGGCCAGAAATTTTTAGAAATCAAGAGTCGAAAAGCTGCTGAAAAGGTATAA
- a CDS encoding RNA-binding S4 domain-containing protein, whose amino-acid sequence MRLDKYLKVSRIIKRRPVAKEVADKGRIKVNGILAKSSTDLKLNDEIEIRFGNKLLTVRVLEMKDSTKRDDAQKMYEILSEKRVAVDE is encoded by the coding sequence ATGAGATTAGATAAATATTTAAAGGTCTCTCGCATCATTAAGCGTCGTCCTGTTGCTAAGGAGGTAGCTGATAAGGGCCGTATCAAGGTCAATGGGATTTTGGCTAAATCATCAACCGACCTAAAGTTGAATGATGAGATCGAAATTCGCTTTGGTAATAAGCTGTTGACGGTGCGCGTGTTAGAGATGAAAGACAGTACTAAAAGAGACGATGCCCAAAAAATGTATGAGATTTTGAGTGAAAAAAGGGTAGCAGTGGATGAGTAA
- a CDS encoding serine hydrolase — protein MRIKTGNGTVKLFAFLVLLQVFLVSFSIARGDRNTKDEEGPTRNFSYVYFAKTPANPNVYTKVKTYLDPNLTKQDGQLQPDSKIIIKKLLENKKGMPIFQLANGNYVKASYRDFYDDQIKKQEVFKKSKSYWTHDKVTLYDKPYVAGQVPKKTNLPTYSKIQVTQRAKTQHGSYLYVQGQGWIDAKAVSKHDDRIRLIQDLLQAKYNKADKYSIYVKQLNTGKTAQINADKMIYSASVSKLPLLYYVQEQINKGKIKSSQNFTYTPAVNDFKDAYKPEGSGNLSKTADNKPYSVGDLEKRITRSSDNVATNILGYYVAHQYDKDFHKTIKSAIGQDWDMKSRKVSAKTAGLMMEAIYKQNGDITNYLSSTDYDDQRISKDISVKVAHKIGDAYDYRHDVAIVYGETPFVLSIFTENASYDDITAIADDIYRMLK, from the coding sequence ATGAGGATTAAAACAGGCAACGGGACAGTAAAACTCTTTGCCTTTTTGGTTTTACTGCAAGTTTTTCTTGTTTCATTTTCGATAGCCAGAGGTGATCGCAATACTAAGGATGAGGAAGGACCAACAAGAAATTTTTCCTATGTCTATTTTGCTAAGACTCCCGCTAATCCTAATGTTTACACCAAGGTAAAAACTTATTTAGATCCTAACTTGACTAAACAAGACGGTCAGCTTCAGCCAGATTCAAAAATTATTATTAAGAAACTGCTTGAAAATAAAAAAGGGATGCCAATTTTTCAATTAGCTAACGGTAACTATGTCAAGGCTAGCTATCGAGACTTTTATGATGACCAGATAAAAAAACAAGAAGTTTTTAAAAAGTCAAAAAGTTATTGGACTCATGACAAGGTAACTCTTTACGACAAACCTTACGTTGCAGGACAAGTTCCTAAAAAAACAAATCTGCCAACCTATAGTAAAATTCAGGTAACTCAAAGGGCTAAAACTCAGCATGGCAGCTACCTCTATGTGCAGGGGCAGGGTTGGATTGATGCTAAGGCAGTTTCTAAGCATGATGATAGAATTAGGTTGATACAAGACCTGCTGCAGGCTAAGTACAATAAGGCAGATAAGTACAGTATCTACGTGAAGCAGCTTAATACTGGCAAGACTGCTCAAATCAATGCCGATAAGATGATCTATTCTGCCAGTGTCAGCAAGCTTCCTTTGCTTTACTATGTGCAGGAACAAATTAATAAAGGGAAAATTAAAAGTTCTCAGAATTTCACTTACACGCCAGCAGTTAATGATTTTAAGGATGCTTATAAGCCAGAAGGCAGCGGAAATCTTAGTAAAACGGCTGATAATAAGCCATACAGTGTCGGAGACTTAGAAAAACGAATTACTCGGTCTTCTGATAATGTTGCGACCAATATTTTAGGTTATTATGTAGCTCATCAATATGACAAGGATTTCCATAAAACCATCAAGTCAGCTATTGGTCAAGATTGGGACATGAAGAGCCGTAAGGTTTCTGCTAAGACAGCCGGCCTGATGATGGAGGCTATCTATAAGCAAAATGGTGATATCACCAACTACCTCTCTTCAACTGACTATGATGATCAGAGAATCTCTAAGGATATTTCTGTCAAGGTAGCCCATAAGATTGGGGATGCTTACGATTATCGCCACGATGTGGCTATTGTCTATGGTGAAACACCCTTTGTTCTATCTATCTTTACGGAAAATGCTAGCTATGATGATATTACAGCTATTGCTGATGATATCTACAGAATGTTAAAATGA
- the pth gene encoding aminoacyl-tRNA hydrolase — MTKLIVGLGNPGSKYDKTKHNIGFMAIDEIVKHLDVTFTEDKNFKALVGSTFLNGEKVYFVKPLTFMNESGQAVQALLTYFNIAVEDLLVIYDDLDMAVGKIRFRQKGSAGGHNGIKSIIKYIGSQEFDRIKVGIGRPKTGAKVVHYVLSAFSQDDYATILASLERVAAAVNFYLESGDFEQTMQKYNG, encoded by the coding sequence ATGACAAAATTGATTGTTGGTCTGGGAAATCCAGGTTCAAAATACGATAAAACTAAGCATAATATTGGTTTTATGGCTATTGATGAGATTGTGAAGCATCTCGATGTGACCTTCACAGAGGATAAAAATTTTAAGGCTTTAGTCGGTTCAACCTTTCTCAATGGTGAGAAGGTCTATTTCGTTAAGCCCTTGACTTTTATGAATGAAAGTGGTCAGGCTGTTCAGGCTCTTTTGACCTACTTTAATATCGCTGTTGAGGATCTACTGGTTATCTATGATGATCTAGATATGGCAGTTGGGAAGATTCGCTTCCGGCAAAAGGGATCGGCTGGCGGCCACAATGGTATCAAATCGATCATCAAGTATATCGGTAGTCAGGAATTTGACCGAATTAAGGTTGGTATTGGTCGGCCCAAGACAGGAGCTAAGGTGGTCCATTATGTTCTGTCTGCATTTAGTCAGGATGATTATGCAACAATTTTAGCTTCTCTGGAACGAGTGGCTGCTGCGGTTAACTTTTATTTGGAGTCTGGTGATTTTGAACAGACCATGCAAAAATACAATGGATAA
- the ftsH gene encoding ATP-dependent zinc metalloprotease FtsH, with protein MNNKNKNGLVKNAYIYLVVIVLAVTAANFYFSSSSGQTREVGYSTLVKEIKKGEIKSVTYQPSGSVVKVTGDYAKAKKVSSNSSSFNLLNSDSSEKVTKFTSVILPSDSSMNQLEKAADESGTKIKVVPESSSGAIMSYVFSLFVPLLIMGLLFYFMMSQGGGGGARGAMSFGRNKAKAASKDDIKVRFSDVAGAEEEKQELVEVVDFLKNPKKYRALGARIPTGVLLEGPPGTGKTLLAKAVAGEAGVPFFSISGSDFVEMFVGVGASRVRSLFEDAKKAERALIFIDEIDAVGRRRGAGMGGGNDEREQTLNQLLVEMDGFEGNESIIVIAATNRSDVLDPALLRPGRFDRKVLVGRPDVKGREAILKVHSKNKPLKDDVDLKVIAQQTPGFVGADLENVLNEAALVAARRNKTKIDASDIDEAEDRVIAGPSKKDKKVSEKERQIVAFHEAGHTIVGLVLSSARDVHKVTIVPRGRAGGYMISLPKEDQNLLSKDELKEQLAGLMGGRVAEEIIFNVQTSGASNDFEQATALARAMVAEYGMSDKLGPVQYEGNHAMNPGQMPTDKSYSTQTAVMIDEEVRQLLNEARNKAADVINSNRETHKLIAEALLKYETLDAAQIKSIYETGKMPEEDLENSGDDNHALSYDEVKEKMSETDSSSDN; from the coding sequence ATGAATAATAAAAATAAAAATGGGCTTGTCAAAAATGCCTATATTTATCTGGTTGTCATTGTTTTGGCAGTGACAGCTGCAAACTTTTATTTTAGCAGTTCCTCTGGCCAGACTAGAGAAGTTGGTTACTCAACCTTGGTTAAGGAAATAAAAAAAGGTGAGATCAAATCGGTTACTTATCAACCTAGTGGTAGTGTTGTAAAAGTGACTGGTGATTATGCCAAGGCTAAGAAGGTTTCGTCAAATAGCTCAAGTTTCAACCTTTTGAATTCTGATAGTTCTGAAAAGGTTACAAAATTCACTTCAGTTATTTTACCCAGCGATTCTTCCATGAATCAATTGGAAAAAGCAGCTGATGAATCTGGTACTAAAATTAAGGTGGTCCCTGAAAGTTCCAGTGGGGCAATCATGTCCTATGTCTTTAGTCTCTTTGTTCCATTACTTATTATGGGACTGCTCTTCTATTTTATGATGAGTCAAGGAGGCGGCGGTGGAGCTCGTGGTGCCATGAGCTTCGGTCGCAACAAGGCTAAGGCTGCTAGCAAGGATGATATTAAGGTTCGTTTTTCTGATGTTGCTGGTGCAGAGGAAGAAAAGCAAGAACTGGTTGAAGTTGTTGACTTTTTAAAAAATCCGAAGAAGTATCGGGCTTTGGGTGCCCGCATTCCGACAGGTGTTCTCCTTGAAGGCCCTCCCGGAACTGGTAAAACTCTCCTAGCTAAGGCAGTTGCCGGTGAAGCTGGTGTTCCTTTCTTCAGCATTTCAGGTTCTGATTTTGTGGAAATGTTTGTCGGTGTCGGTGCTAGCCGGGTTCGTTCCCTTTTTGAGGATGCCAAGAAAGCTGAGAGAGCTCTGATTTTCATCGATGAAATTGATGCTGTCGGTCGCCGTCGCGGTGCCGGTATGGGCGGCGGAAACGATGAACGTGAACAAACTCTTAACCAACTCCTAGTCGAAATGGATGGTTTTGAAGGTAATGAAAGTATCATTGTCATTGCTGCAACCAACCGGAGCGATGTCCTTGATCCAGCTCTTCTTCGTCCTGGACGTTTTGACCGGAAAGTTTTAGTTGGTCGTCCTGATGTCAAGGGTCGAGAAGCTATTCTTAAAGTCCATTCTAAAAATAAACCATTAAAGGATGATGTTGACCTCAAGGTGATTGCCCAGCAAACTCCAGGCTTTGTTGGTGCGGACCTTGAAAATGTCTTGAATGAAGCTGCCCTTGTTGCGGCTCGTCGCAATAAAACCAAGATTGACGCTAGCGATATTGACGAAGCTGAAGACCGCGTTATTGCAGGTCCTTCTAAAAAAGATAAAAAGGTCTCTGAAAAAGAACGGCAAATTGTGGCTTTCCACGAAGCTGGCCATACCATTGTTGGTTTGGTTCTCTCAAGTGCTCGAGATGTCCATAAGGTTACCATCGTTCCTCGAGGGCGTGCCGGTGGCTACATGATTTCCTTACCTAAGGAAGATCAGAACCTCCTTTCTAAGGATGAGTTGAAAGAACAATTGGCTGGTCTTATGGGTGGTCGTGTTGCTGAAGAAATTATTTTTAATGTTCAAACTTCGGGTGCTTCAAATGACTTTGAACAAGCCACTGCCCTAGCTAGGGCTATGGTAGCTGAATATGGTATGAGCGATAAACTTGGACCTGTTCAGTATGAAGGCAATCATGCTATGAATCCAGGTCAAATGCCAACTGATAAGTCTTATTCTACTCAAACAGCTGTTATGATTGATGAAGAAGTTCGCCAACTCTTGAATGAAGCCCGTAATAAGGCTGCCGATGTTATCAATTCTAACCGCGAAACCCATAAGCTGATTGCAGAAGCTCTGCTCAAATATGAAACTTTGGATGCTGCCCAAATTAAATCTATCTACGAAACAGGTAAGATGCCTGAAGAGGATTTAGAAAATTCGGGAGATGACAACCATGCTCTTTCTTATGATGAAGTGAAAGAAAAAATGTCTGAGACCGATAGCAGCAGTGATAATTAA
- a CDS encoding SP_0009 family protein translates to MENLIETIEKFLAYSDEKLEELHQKNQSLKVEDSHED, encoded by the coding sequence ATGGAAAATTTGATTGAAACTATTGAGAAATTTTTGGCTTACTCTGATGAAAAATTAGAGGAGCTCCATCAAAAAAATCAATCCTTAAAAGTGGAGGACTCTCATGAGGATTAA
- a CDS encoding FtsB family cell division protein, producing the protein MSKTDKVVQLNNDYIKENNLTKRYEEEEARKRHRFMGWTLIFVILLFILPTYNLVSSYRDLQNKKAEIVKLKANYKKTKAQTSKEEQLAEQLKDDEFVEKYARAKYHYSDSGEVTFIVPELVPQ; encoded by the coding sequence ATGAGTAAGACTGATAAGGTTGTTCAGCTGAACAATGATTATATTAAAGAGAATAACCTGACCAAGCGCTATGAGGAAGAAGAAGCCCGCAAACGTCATCGTTTTATGGGTTGGACTTTGATTTTTGTCATTTTGCTTTTTATTCTACCAACCTATAATCTGGTTTCTAGTTACCGCGATTTGCAAAATAAAAAAGCAGAAATTGTTAAACTGAAGGCAAATTATAAGAAAACCAAGGCTCAAACAAGTAAGGAAGAACAACTTGCTGAGCAGCTCAAAGATGATGAATTTGTTGAAAAATACGCTCGTGCCAAGTATCATTATTCTGATTCTGGTGAAGTTACGTTCATCGTTCCGGAATTGGTTCCCCAATAA
- the tilS gene encoding tRNA lysidine(34) synthetase TilS yields the protein MIYQKILKTIQKEGYFTDHDKVLIAVSGGVDSMNLLHFLHQHQQDLAISIGIAHVNHKQRIQSDEEEAYLRKWADQHQLPFFVTDFTGKFSEKAARSFRYSFFNQVMQKEGYTALVTAHHADDQAETIFMRLLRGSRLRHLAGMKIIQNFGPGQLIRPFLNVKKSDLPRVFHFEDETNASENYLRNRIRNIYLPNLARENPNLSTALRELGQETTYLLTALSDLSSELEATNLQTFQQKTAAVQYYLLQDYLSQFTDLELSRRQFTALLDRLRENKREEDSYLKSGYYLHLRKEQFWLDKIGPETDSTFARKVLEYGKIVSIGQNSFEFNQTGEVPLTSLKPIILRPRQSGDRIDFGDFHKKLRRLFIDEKIPSKERNKAIVGEQDGILLFVLVNGHLYLRKAPQCVTIKAKLCIKTKEIGDL from the coding sequence ATGATTTATCAAAAGATTTTAAAAACCATTCAAAAAGAAGGTTATTTTACTGACCATGATAAGGTCTTAATAGCCGTATCCGGTGGAGTAGATTCAATGAATTTACTCCATTTCTTACATCAACATCAGCAAGATTTAGCAATCTCTATTGGCATTGCCCATGTTAATCATAAACAGCGAATTCAGTCTGATGAGGAAGAAGCTTATTTGAGAAAGTGGGCTGACCAGCATCAGCTGCCCTTTTTTGTCACTGATTTTACGGGAAAATTTTCAGAAAAGGCTGCGCGTTCCTTTCGTTATAGTTTCTTTAACCAGGTCATGCAGAAAGAAGGTTATACGGCCTTAGTGACAGCCCACCATGCGGACGATCAAGCTGAGACTATTTTTATGCGTCTTTTACGAGGAAGTCGACTCAGGCATTTGGCTGGTATGAAAATAATCCAAAACTTTGGCCCAGGTCAATTGATTCGTCCTTTTCTAAACGTTAAAAAGTCTGACCTACCTCGGGTTTTTCATTTTGAGGATGAGACTAATGCGAGTGAGAACTATCTGCGTAATCGGATTCGTAATATCTATCTCCCTAATCTAGCCCGAGAAAATCCTAATTTATCAACAGCCCTTAGAGAATTAGGTCAAGAGACAACGTATCTTTTAACAGCTCTCTCTGATTTAAGTTCTGAATTAGAAGCAACAAATTTGCAGACTTTTCAACAGAAAACCGCAGCTGTTCAATATTATCTTCTGCAAGATTATTTGAGCCAATTTACAGATTTGGAGTTGTCCAGAAGACAGTTTACAGCTCTTTTAGACAGGCTAAGAGAAAACAAGCGGGAGGAAGATAGCTACCTAAAATCAGGCTACTATCTACATTTGAGAAAAGAGCAATTTTGGCTTGATAAAATCGGCCCTGAGACGGATAGCACTTTTGCAAGGAAAGTGTTAGAATATGGCAAAATCGTCAGTATTGGTCAAAATAGTTTTGAATTTAATCAGACAGGAGAGGTTCCCTTAACCAGTCTGAAACCTATTATTTTACGGCCAAGACAATCTGGTGATCGGATTGATTTTGGCGATTTTCATAAAAAGTTACGCCGTCTTTTTATTGACGAAAAAATTCCATCAAAAGAGCGTAATAAAGCCATTGTAGGTGAACAGGATGGCATCCTTCTCTTTGTCCTTGTCAATGGACACTTATATTTGAGAAAAGCTCCCCAGTGTGTTACAATTAAAGCTAAATTGTGTATAAAAACTAAAGAAATTGGTGATTTATGA